CGAGCCTCAACTTCACCCTCGTCGTCTGGGCGAAGGCCTTCAATATGGCCTGGGACGTGCAGGACTTCATCAACACGAGGATAGACGAGAGGTTCAGGGAGGAAGGGATCGAGATCCCCTTCCCGCAGATGGACGTGCACATCAGGAAGTCATGACACGGAAAGGAAAAAAATTCCTCTTTCCGCTCTTTTTGCTTCGATGAGATGGTTTTCCAGGAGGTACTGGAGATATTTTCCGATCTCGTTCCTGTGCATGCCTGTGGCCCGTGCAAGGTCGTCGAGTGTGCAGGGCCGCCGCCTGACCAGCGCCAGGATAGTGTCGGCGCTCTCCTGGTGAAAACTGTCGATCTCACCCCGTGACCCGAGGCCGCCGACGATGTCGACAGGCGCCGCCGTGATCAGGGAAGCGATATGTTCGAGTGTCTGGCTGTCGGCAGGACGCACCCAGGCGGCGGCGCCGGGGCGGTCGAGGGTGTTCAACTGGACGCGGTCCGGCCTGATCTCCCGCACCGCCTCGGCGATCTTCCTGACCTCCGCGTCGTCGTCGTTGACATCCGGGACGATGAAGACTTCGAGCCAGATCTCCCCGGAAAAACTTTTGCGAAACGCGATGAGGCCGCCGATCAGGGTTTTAGGTGAGATGCTCCTGTGCGGCCTGCAGATCTTCCTGAAGGGTGCGTCGGAGACGGCGTTCAGCGTCGGGACGACGAGGTCTGCATCATGGAGGGCGCGCCGCACGTCAGGGTCGGGGAGAAGACTGCCGTTCGTGAGGACGGCGACGCGGTATGTGGGAAACTCGGATTTGACCGTCCTGATGATCTCCCCGATCCCGGTGTGGAGGGTCGGTTCCCCCGACCCGGCAAGGGTGACGTAGTCGAGACGGGGCGAGGTCGAGAGATAGGACCGGAGT
The nucleotide sequence above comes from Methanofollis sp.. Encoded proteins:
- a CDS encoding radical SAM protein, whose amino-acid sequence is MPYRHLFGPVPSRRLGVSLGIDLVPLKTCSYNCVYCECGPTTALTTERKEYVPTGDVIAELRSYLSTSPRLDYVTLAGSGEPTLHTGIGEIIRTVKSEFPTYRVAVLTNGSLLPDPDVRRALHDADLVVPTLNAVSDAPFRKICRPHRSISPKTLIGGLIAFRKSFSGEIWLEVFIVPDVNDDDAEVRKIAEAVREIRPDRVQLNTLDRPGAAAWVRPADSQTLEHIASLITAAPVDIVGGLGSRGEIDSFHQESADTILALVRRRPCTLDDLARATGMHRNEIGKYLQYLLENHLIEAKRAERGIFFLSVS